From Bradyrhizobium sp. AZCC 1610:
ACCTCGGTATTCCGACCGATCAACTCGATGCACCGGTTCGTCGCTCGGTCGTGTTTCTCGCCGGTGGCGGTGCGGTCAGCTTGGCATTGGCACTGGCGCTTGTGTGGTTTACGGCGCGCGACATATCGCAGCGCCGCCAAGAACAAGAGGCGCAGGCCGCTCTCGCGCTCAAGGCGAGCGAAGAACGGCGGAGACTTACGATCGATGCGGCAGATCTCGGCGTATTCAGCTGGAATTTCAGGACCGGCGAGGTGGTCGCTTCCGCGCGAGCCTTGGAAATGCTTCACCTTGAAGCTACTCCTGGCTTGGCGGAAACAAGCCTTTCGTTCGAGCGGTTGCTGGCCAGCATCGACCCGGCCGATCGCTCGTTCTTCGAGCCATCTTTCCTTCAGTGTCGCGACGGCAAAGCCGTCGTGGTCGATTTCCGAACTGCTCCGCCGAACGGCCGCTGGTTGCGAGCAAGCGGACGCGTGTCTAGTCTTGATCGCTCAGCGGCGGACTCAGTTTTCTCTGTCCTTCTGGATATCGAGGAGACCAAGCGCGCGGAACTGGAGCGCCACCAATTGCTGAGGCGCCTTGGACAAGCCGAGGAGAATGAACGTAGGCGAATTGCGCGCGAGTTGCATGATCAGATCGGGCAAACCGTGACCGGCCTGCTGCTCGGCCTCAAGAGCCTGGAGCAGTCGCTTGGAGACGTGCCGGCGCGGGCGGCACGCCTTGAGAAGCTGCATTGGCTTCAAGGTCTTGCAAGGGCGATTGGTCGCGATATTCATCAAATCGCTGCCGATCTGCGGCCTACCGGACTGGACGATTTAGGGCTGTACAAGGCGCTCGAAGCGTTTTGCTCCGAATGGAGCCGGCGCTTCGGAGTGAACGTTGACGTTCAGGTGCTGGGAAATATCGAAAGACCGGCGGCTGATGTCGAGATCGCCGTATATCGCGCTATTCAGGAAGCGCTCAACAACGTTGTAAAGCATGCCAGCGCCCGAAACGTCAGCATCGTGCTGGATCGTCGGAACCACGAGCTTCGCATCATAGTCGAAGATGACGGCTGTGGTTTTGACACCCAGGAGCTGACACGGCTTGAAGTTAGAAATTCAAAACTCGGCCTGTCCGTTATAGAAGAACGACTGGTACTGCTGGGAGGATCGCTCACCATCGAGTCTCAGCCGTCGAACGGTACAACGCTTTTCATGATGGTGCCGCTGAGTGGAAGGGAATCCGACCCGTGAACCCTATCCGCATTACCCTGACTGATGATCATCCGCTGGTACTGGCCGGCATGAAGGCCCTGCTCGAACCGGTCGAGGACATTACGATTGTGGGCGAAGCGACCGACGGGAAAGCTGCAATAGAGATGATCAGCCAAGCCATGCCCGATATCGCTGTCCTGGACATCTCGCTACCGGGTCTCGGCGGGATCGAGCTTGCGCGAAGAATCTCGGCTGATTTCCCGACCGTTCGGCTGTTGGCCCTGACCGTGCATGAGGACCGTGCCTACGTACAGCCGATGATGCAGGCCGGAGCACGCGGCTACCTCCTGAAACGCTCGGCCGCCGACGAACTGGTGCGCGCGATCCGCGCCGTCGCCGGTGGCGGGCTTTACCTCGACCCCGCTATCGCCGAGAAGGCCCTACCCTCCGGCTCCGGCGAACATCGATCACCGGGCAAAGCCGCCCAACTCGAACTGACTCCTCGCGAGACCGAGGTTCTCCGTTTCATTGCCCAGGGGTTCAGCAACAAGGAAATCGCCGCCCGTCTGGACGTCAGCGTCAAGACGGTCGAAACGCACAAATCCAGGGCTGTGGAAAAGCTGGGGCTGTTTACGCGGGCTGACATCGTACGTTACGGCAT
This genomic window contains:
- a CDS encoding response regulator transcription factor; translation: MNPIRITLTDDHPLVLAGMKALLEPVEDITIVGEATDGKAAIEMISQAMPDIAVLDISLPGLGGIELARRISADFPTVRLLALTVHEDRAYVQPMMQAGARGYLLKRSAADELVRAIRAVAGGGLYLDPAIAEKALPSGSGEHRSPGKAAQLELTPRETEVLRFIAQGFSNKEIAARLDVSVKTVETHKSRAVEKLGLFTRADIVRYGISQGWLEHSPKG
- a CDS encoding sensor histidine kinase, with the translated sequence MTKNVAQRPLILLVMAAAIPLVLFAGWVVFLNARQERTDSRLAALETLDRVVTRLSSELGVQVQIAETLAASATLDKPDLGSFYLEALRVKEARPLWETIELVDPQGNQVLNLLRPIGADLGATADRENFERILRTRKAAIGGIGPLGPISGKRLIALRAPVERNGELKYVLTIALVPDAVSQILKGVGAPTGWIGAVVDAKGNIVARTIGEQFELGRPASQSVREAIAQGPEGAYIGTTLEGHQVDSIYKELPGTNGWSVHLGIPTDQLDAPVRRSVVFLAGGGAVSLALALALVWFTARDISQRRQEQEAQAALALKASEERRRLTIDAADLGVFSWNFRTGEVVASARALEMLHLEATPGLAETSLSFERLLASIDPADRSFFEPSFLQCRDGKAVVVDFRTAPPNGRWLRASGRVSSLDRSAADSVFSVLLDIEETKRAELERHQLLRRLGQAEENERRRIARELHDQIGQTVTGLLLGLKSLEQSLGDVPARAARLEKLHWLQGLARAIGRDIHQIAADLRPTGLDDLGLYKALEAFCSEWSRRFGVNVDVQVLGNIERPAADVEIAVYRAIQEALNNVVKHASARNVSIVLDRRNHELRIIVEDDGCGFDTQELTRLEVRNSKLGLSVIEERLVLLGGSLTIESQPSNGTTLFMMVPLSGRESDP